A genomic window from Fibrobacterota bacterium includes:
- a CDS encoding helix-turn-helix transcriptional regulator, translated as MGIVFRLDRMMADRKMPLNELARRVGITDANLSIFKTGKAKAVRITTLDAICRELNCQPGDLLEFDPTLPPEE; from the coding sequence ATGGGGATCGTGTTTCGGTTGGACCGCATGATGGCCGACCGCAAAATGCCGCTGAACGAACTGGCCCGTCGCGTGGGCATCACCGACGCCAACTTGTCCATCTTCAAGACCGGCAAAGCCAAGGCGGTGCGCATCACGACCTTGGATGCCATCTGCCGGGAGCTCAACTGCCAGCCCGGCGACCTCCTGGAATTCGATCCGACCTTGCCCCCAGAGGAATAG
- a CDS encoding IS630 family transposase: protein MGDETAVQNSPNQLRGYSPRGKTPSVTGPRKRVHIHMVSAVSNQGAIRFKLYSEAINVERFKDFLMKMIADAKGRKIILILDNLRVHHAKDLQPWLLENKHLIELRFLPAYSPEMNPDEYLNRDMKSRLSNKPMTSSAEVLESRVLGYMDYLEKEKELVQSFFSYSQVKYAA, encoded by the coding sequence GTGGGGGACGAGACTGCTGTCCAGAACTCTCCGAACCAACTTCGCGGCTACTCACCTCGTGGCAAGACTCCTTCTGTTACAGGTCCGCGCAAGCGCGTCCATATTCACATGGTATCGGCGGTTAGCAACCAAGGCGCGATACGTTTCAAATTGTATTCCGAGGCAATTAACGTCGAGCGATTCAAGGATTTCTTGATGAAAATGATAGCGGACGCCAAGGGGCGCAAAATTATTCTTATCCTCGATAACCTGCGCGTTCATCATGCAAAAGATCTGCAGCCTTGGCTCCTAGAGAATAAGCATCTCATTGAATTGAGATTTCTTCCGGCTTATTCGCCTGAAATGAACCCAGATGAGTATTTGAACCGGGATATGAAATCTAGGCTTTCGAACAAGCCGATGACATCAAGCGCAGAGGTCCTAGAGAGCAGGGTATTAGGCTACATGGATTACCTGGAAAAGGAAAAAGAATTGGTCCAATCATTTTTCTCTTACAGCCAAGTCAAGTATGCTGCATGA
- a CDS encoding transposase, translated as MKMIADAKGRKIILILDNLRVHHAKDLQPWLLENKHLIELRFLPAYSPEMNPDEYLNRDMKSRLSNKPMTSSAEVLESRVLGYMDYLEKEKELVQSFFSYSQVKYAA; from the coding sequence ATGAAAATGATAGCGGACGCCAAGGGGCGCAAAATTATTCTTATCCTCGATAACCTGCGCGTTCATCATGCAAAAGATCTGCAGCCTTGGCTCCTAGAGAATAAGCATCTCATTGAATTGAGATTTCTTCCGGCTTATTCGCCTGAAATGAACCCAGATGAGTATTTGAACCGGGATATGAAATCTAGGCTTTCGAACAAGCCGATGACATCAAGCGCAGAGGTCCTAGAGAGCAGGGTATTAGGCTACATGGATTACCTGGAAAAGGAAAAAGAATTGGTCCAATCATTTTTCTCTTACAGCCAAGTCAAGTATGCTGCATGA
- the ltrA gene encoding group II intron reverse transcriptase/maturase — MHRDGGYMSTNLEQIAEMSRQDPRMRFTSLAHYLTPQMLRSSYEQLNRKGAPGVDGVTMEEFRQNLDENIEALWLELRSGKYRAMSVRRAWIPKDGGKLRPLGIPSVRDRVVQKALHTILSMVFEPCFLEVSYGYRPGLSAHDALDRLGKLVNRSGTCMIVDADIEGFFDAVNHEWLRKFLEDRVTDRTILRLVGKFLNAGVMDNGVHVATEDGVPQGGPLSPLLANIYLHYVLDLWFDRRVRKACEDECFLVRYADDFVAGFAHRGDAESFLVELSQRLSDFGLKLSEAKTKLVDFGPRSPRNGEGPGPSDKPRTFDFLGFTHYMRRRPKTGKLKCEVKPSGKRRNRFLLKVKEFLTEERDTSLRWQSKRLSVRLRGWYQYFGRRHCLSSLKQVKWHVERIWISVLRRRSDRHHLYWWRVKNTRWFTSLPEPRLS, encoded by the coding sequence ATACACAGAGATGGAGGCTACATGTCCACGAACCTTGAGCAGATCGCTGAGATGTCGAGACAAGATCCGCGCATGCGATTCACGTCGCTGGCGCACTACCTGACCCCGCAGATGTTGCGGAGCTCGTACGAGCAATTGAACCGCAAAGGAGCACCCGGCGTCGACGGTGTGACGATGGAGGAGTTTAGACAAAATTTGGACGAGAACATCGAAGCGCTGTGGCTGGAGCTACGGAGCGGGAAGTATCGAGCGATGAGTGTTCGCCGTGCCTGGATACCCAAAGATGGAGGCAAGCTCCGTCCCCTTGGGATTCCGAGCGTTCGCGATCGGGTGGTGCAGAAGGCGTTGCATACGATCCTGTCGATGGTGTTCGAACCGTGCTTCCTGGAAGTATCCTACGGATACCGTCCAGGCTTATCGGCCCACGACGCCTTGGATCGTTTGGGGAAGTTGGTGAATCGAAGCGGCACGTGCATGATCGTGGATGCGGACATTGAAGGTTTCTTCGATGCGGTCAACCACGAATGGCTTCGGAAATTTCTGGAAGATCGGGTGACCGATCGGACGATCCTGCGCCTTGTGGGGAAGTTTCTGAATGCCGGTGTGATGGATAACGGGGTCCATGTGGCGACGGAAGACGGAGTGCCGCAAGGCGGTCCATTGTCTCCGCTGTTGGCCAACATCTATCTGCACTACGTGCTGGATCTATGGTTTGATCGTAGAGTCCGGAAGGCTTGTGAAGACGAGTGCTTTCTGGTGCGCTACGCTGACGATTTCGTGGCCGGGTTCGCCCATCGAGGCGATGCCGAGAGCTTTCTGGTGGAGCTGAGCCAGCGACTCTCGGACTTCGGCCTGAAATTGTCTGAAGCGAAGACGAAGCTTGTGGACTTTGGCCCCAGATCTCCCCGCAACGGGGAAGGTCCAGGGCCGTCGGACAAGCCACGGACATTCGACTTTCTGGGATTCACGCATTACATGCGACGCCGTCCCAAGACGGGGAAGCTGAAGTGCGAGGTGAAGCCCAGCGGGAAACGGCGCAACCGCTTTCTGCTGAAGGTGAAGGAGTTTCTGACGGAGGAGCGAGACACCTCATTGCGGTGGCAGTCGAAGCGGCTGTCGGTACGTCTAAGAGGGTGGTATCAGTATTTCGGCCGTCGGCATTGCCTCTCCAGTCTGAAGCAGGTGAAGTGGCACGTCGAGCGCATTTGGATCAGCGTTCTGCGCCGCCGTAGCGACCGGCACCACCTTTATTGGTGGCGCGTGAAGAATACCCGATGGTTTACGAGTCTACCCGAGCCGCGCTTGAGCTGA
- a CDS encoding winged helix-turn-helix domain-containing protein, whose translation MEIYEEIGQIYDLGSSLVRLRYSAWLKNGDKCLVPKIKGRKKGDGKFLSDERESEVRKLITDSTPDQMKMPFALWNRQAVQELIYSRYGISLVITAVGKYLKKWGFTVQVPTIKKPGQRPPEVKAWLEKEYPEIQAQAMQEDAGIWWGRDCCPELSEPTSRLLTSWQDSFCYRSAQARPYSHGIGG comes from the coding sequence ATGGAAATTTATGAAGAAATTGGCCAAATTTACGACCTCGGCTCCAGTCTTGTAAGGCTCCGTTATTCAGCCTGGCTAAAAAATGGCGATAAATGCTTGGTGCCCAAGATCAAAGGCCGGAAAAAAGGGGATGGCAAATTCCTTTCGGATGAGCGTGAATCTGAGGTTCGTAAGCTAATTACTGATAGCACCCCAGACCAGATGAAAATGCCGTTTGCACTTTGGAACCGTCAAGCCGTTCAAGAATTGATCTACTCTCGATATGGAATTTCTCTAGTCATCACAGCTGTTGGCAAATATCTGAAAAAGTGGGGCTTCACCGTTCAAGTCCCCACCATCAAGAAACCAGGCCAGCGGCCACCCGAAGTCAAGGCATGGCTTGAGAAGGAATACCCGGAGATCCAAGCCCAAGCCATGCAGGAGGACGCGGGGATTTGGTGGGGACGAGACTGCTGTCCAGAACTCTCCGAACCAACTTCGCGGCTACTCACCTCGTGGCAAGACTCCTTCTGTTACAGGTCCGCGCAAGCGCGTCCATATTCACATGGTATCGGCGGTTAG